A single window of Anomaloglossus baeobatrachus isolate aAnoBae1 chromosome 5, aAnoBae1.hap1, whole genome shotgun sequence DNA harbors:
- the LOC142312125 gene encoding uncharacterized protein LOC142312125, with protein MDMDRDKMVERILHLTLEILFRLTGEDYTVVKKTSSERCQAPVSEGWGRPLSPITGPPPHPLIHEDINDQKILELTYKMIELLTGEVPIRYQDVAVYFSMEEWEYLEGHKDLYKDVMMEVPQSLTSPVLSSKRTTPERCPRPLPPQDCKQENPNVPQDHQGEDLTHINTTETYVRGDEWCKEEIPTENDPGDCTRKSEQKMISAIIESDDLAITQDIIEVNAITPYTPSSLHSKDLSSDPVKQVLSSDSSLVVKEKSQKRGIKNQTTFKTNTPFSSAEYSNCLPLKMSFVTHKKIHTEKRRFSCSHCGKYFNHQSDLVTHERIHTGEKPYSCSECGKCFARKSNLVKHQRTHTGEKPFLCPDCGKCFTDKSHLLRHLKIHSGEKPFSCFECGKCFNQKSDLVIHQRTHTGEKPFSCLECGKCFNQKSGLVIHQRTHTGEKPFSCPECGKCFIQKSAFVFHQRTHTGEKPFLCSECGKCFARKSNFVKHQKIHTGEKPYSCSECGKSFNIKSGLVVHQRTHTGEKPFSCSEYGKCFIDRSGLVRVCAHAASRPFQTLIMCTYP; from the exons atggatatggacagggacaagatggtggagagaatattacacctcaccctagagatcctcttccggcttactggagag gattacacagtagtgaagaagacctctagtgagcgctgtcaggcccctgtgtctgagggatggggaagacccctgagcccaatcacggggcctccacctcatcccctgatacatgaggacataaatgaccagaagatcctagaactcacctacaagatgattgagctgctgactggagag gttcctataaggtatcAAGACGttgccgtctatttctccatggaggagtgggagtatttagaaggacacaaagatctgtacaaggacgtcatgatggaggttccccagtctctcacatcaccag ttctatccagtaagaggacaacaccagagagatgtccccgtcctcttcccccacaggactgtaaacaagaaaatcccaatgttcctcaggatcatcag ggtgaagatctgacccatattaatactacagagacatatgtgaggggtgatgagtggtgtaaagaggagattcctacagagaatgacccag GAGACTGTACCAGGAAATCGGAGCAAAAAATGATATCCGCAATTATTGAATCAGATGACCTTGCGATAACACAAGACATAATTGAAGTGAATGCCATTACTCCATATACACCATCATCCctgcacagcaaagatctatcatctgatcctgttaaacaggtcctatcttctgattcatcactGGTTGTTAAAGAGAAAAGTCAGaaaagaggcattaaaaatcaAACTACTTTTAAAACAAATACGCCATTTTCAAGTGCAGAATATAGCAATTGTTTACCCCTCAAAATGTCTTTTGTTAcacataaaaaaattcacacagagAAGAGAAGATTTTCTTGTTCAcactgtgggaaatattttaaccaccaatcagatcttgttacacatgagcgaattcacacaggggagaagccatattcttgttcagaatgtgggaaatgttttgcaagaaaatcaaatcttgttaaacaccagagaactcacacaggggagaaaccttttttatgtccagattgtgggaaatgttttacagataaatcacATCTTCTTAGACACCTAAAGATTCACTCaggtgagaaaccattttcatgttttgaATGCGGTAAATGTTTTAATCAAAAATCAGATTTAGTTATCCATCAGAGaacacacacaggggagaaacctttttcatgtttagaatgtgggaaatgttttaatcagaaatctGGTTTAGTTattcatcagagaactcacacaggggagaagccattttcatgtccagaatgtggcaagtgttttattcagaaatcagcttTTGTTttccatcagagaactcacacaggggagaaaccttttttatgttcagaatgtgggaaatgttttgctaggaaatcaaattttgttaaacatcagaaaattcatacaggggagaaaccatattcatgttcagaatgtggaaaatctttTAATATAAAATCAGGTTTAGTTgtccatcagagaactcacacaggggagaagccattttcatgttcagaatatggGAAATGTTTTATAGATAGATCAGGtcttgttagggtatgtgcacatgctgcgtccAGACCATTTCAAaccctgatcatgtgcacatacccttag